The Vulpes vulpes isolate BD-2025 chromosome 8, VulVul3, whole genome shotgun sequence genome has a window encoding:
- the ATRAID gene encoding all-trans retinoic acid-induced differentiation factor, with the protein MALHGSGGSSFLVPWAAAVLLALGAERALALPEICILCPESVRNLSEVTLYCKQTPGLMLHNRCCLNQEGTILGLDLQNCSLKDLGPKFPQAHTAVIIDLQANPLKDDLANTFRGFTQLQTLILPQDVSCPGGINAWNTVTFYINNQICQGQRNFCNTTGDQEICPENGSCVPDGPGLLQCVCADGFHGYKCMRQGYFSLLMFFGILGSTTLSISILLWGTQRRKAKAS; encoded by the exons ATGGCTCTTCACGGGTCGGGCGGTTCTTCGTTCCTGGTGCCTTGGGCAGCGGCCGTGCTCCTCGCTCTGGGCGCGGAAAGGGCCCTGGCGCTACCCGAG atATGCATCCTGTGTCCAGAGAGTGTGCGAAATTTGTCAGAAGTGACCCTTTATTGTAAGCAGACACCAGGGCTAATGCTGCACAACCGCTGCTGCCTGAATCAAGAGGGCACCATCCTGGG GCTGGATCTCCAGAACTGTTCTCTGAAGGACCTTGGTCCAAAATTTCCTCAGGCACATACTGCTGTCATCAT AGACCTGCAAGCAAACCCCCTCAAGGATGACTTGGCCAACACCTTCCGTGGCTTTACCCAGCTCCAGACTCT GATACTGCCACAGGATGTCAGCTGTCCTGGAGGTATTAATGCCTGGAATACTGTCACCTTTTATATAAACAACCAAATCTGCCAAGGGCAAAGGAACTTTTGCAACACCACTGGGGACCAAG AAATTTGTCCTGAGAATGGTTCCTGTGTACCTGATGGACCCGGTCTCTTGCAATGTGTCTGTGCTGATGGCTTCCATGGCTACAAGTGTATGCGCCAG GGTTACTTCTCACTGCTTATGTTCTTCGGTATCCTGGGATCCACCACATTATCTATCTCCATTCTGCTTTGGGGGACCCAACGCCGAAAAGCCAAGGCTTCGTGA